The genomic region AGGCTTTGCGAAGGACCCTTGTATGATCTCGCAATGACAGGAAGTCCGTAACGGTCATCCATGTGAAGGTCGCCGCTGCAGGCCGGGTCATAGAACAGCTTTTAGTTGTAAAATTATTTTTGTAAGTGCCTTTAAGCTTTCTTATAAACCGCCGCTAATAAAATGCCCGCCAAAATACATTCAACGGTCGTCCCCCCAACCCAAGCCCCGATGAGCTTAGGAGGATAAGGTGTCACCGCATACATAATGAGGTTAGGGGCGTTTAATAGAAGGCTGATATAAAAACCATAGCGAAACCCTTCGCCTAAGCCTTTACCTTCATGGCCCTTGGCAAAGATGAAACAAAACATCACGCTAGCCAAGATCTGCCCAAAGATCATCCAAAACATATACTGCTGCATGTCAGCTTCGGTACGCCACAAATGGGCTGTTTCAATATACATAGGTCTAAGGAGTATGTGATGAAAGCCCCACTCAAAGGCAAAAATAAAGGCAAACACCGCTACACTGGAGTAAATCAGTCTTTTGGTATTCATGAAATATCCTTTCGTTATGGCAAGTTTTTAGGTTTGGGCCTCTTATACTCTGAATTAACCACTAGCTGAACTAAAATTTTTTGGCTAAATTACAGCCATGGCAACGATTCGTCCCATGGCAGTGGCAGGTCTATTTTACCCAAGCAAGCCCCAAGAGTTACGCCAAGAAGTGCAAACCCTATTCTCGGAGGTAAAAAAGGCACCTCCCTTTAAGGCCGGAAATCTAAAGGCCCTGATCGTCCCCCATGCTGGCATTATTTATTCGGGGCTTACCGCGGCTTATGGTTATCGTTTATTACAAGAAAAAACCCCCGCGCCACAGCGTATCGTTCTGTTAGGCCCTTCCCATCATGCTTGGATCGAAGGGCTTGCCCTATCTCATTATCAATCTTTTGCCAGCCCCTTGGGTTCTGTCCCCATCGATCAAGCGGCCATCAAAAAACTCGAAGGCTTCTCCCAAGTTTCCCTAGCTGAAGCCACCCACACCCAAGAACATTCCCTAGAAGTACAACTGCCTTTTTTACAAATGATGTTAGAAAAATTTTCTTTAATTCCTTTTGCGGTAGGCGAAGCCAGCCCGCAAGCGATTGCTGAAATTTTGAATGTTTTATGGGGTGGCCCCGAAACCATGATCCTCATCAGTTCTGACCTATCCCACTATCTCGCTTATCAAGCAGCTAAAATAAAAGATGCCGCTACCATTCGTAACATTTTAGATTTAAGATTTCTTAATGAAGATAATCAAGCCTGTGGGGCGGTGCCTATTAATGGGTTGATTGAAATAGCTAAACAACGTCACCTAAAACCTGAATTGATCGATTATCGAAATTCAGGGGACACTGCAGGTGATAAATTTCGCGTCGTGGGTTATAGTTCGATTGCTTTTTATGAATGATAAAGGAAAAAATTTAATTATCATTGCCCGCAATGCCATTGGAGAGGCTTTTGGTTTTGAGCCTAAGGCTTACGAAGAAGGCCCATGGCTGCTTGAACCTGCGGCCACCTTCGTCACCTTGACCATGAGCGATGTCTTACGAGGATGTATTGGTTCGCTTGAAGCCCGGCGCCCTTTATTAGACGACCTTAAAAATAATGCCAAGGCCTCGGCATTCAATGACCCACGTTTTCCGCCTTTGGCCCAAGACGAATTCAATCTCATTCGGGTGGAGGTGTCTTTACTCTCAGCCCCTGAAGCGATAGAATCTAGCGATGAGGCCACTGCCACCGAACAACTAAGGCCCTTTGTGGATGGAATAATTTTTGAATACGGCAAATATCGCAGCACTTTTTTGCCCCAAGTTTGGGAACAATTGCCAGACCCCAAAGAATTTCTCATCCATTTAAAAACCAAGGCAGGGTTGTCGAGTGGTTTTTGGGCCGAAGGCGTTAAACTACAACGCTATACGGTGATCAAATGGAAGGAAACATAGAAACAATCCATCCTGGCCGTTACTGGCACCTTTTAACCGACGGCCGAATTCAATGTGACCTTTGCCCACGCGACTGTCGATTGCAAGAAGGCCAACGAGGTTCTTGTTTTGTAAGACAACGGGTCAATAACCAAATGGTGCTAACCACCTATGGTCGCTCCTCAGGCTTCTGCATCGATCCTGTTGAAAAAAAACCCTTGAATCACTTTTTCCCAGGCAGCAGCGTTTTATCCTTTGGCACTGCGGGTTGCAACCTTGCCTGTAAATTTTGCCAAAACTGGGATATTAGCAAATCACGCGACATGGACCGCCTGGCCGATCAGGCCAGCCCAGAAAAAATTGCCCAAGCCGCTCAAGCAGCCGGATGCAAAAGCGTGGCTTTTACTTATAACGATCCGGTGATCTTTTTAGAATACGCCCTAGATGTCGCAGATGCCTGCCATGCCTTAGGCATTAAAACCATCGCTGTAACTGCCGGTTATATTCAGCCTGAACCTCGAGTTGAATTTTACTCTAAGATGGATGCCGCCAATGTAGACCTCAAGGCCTTTACCGATGAGTTTTATTCTAAAGTTTGTGGCGCCCATTTAGCACCCGTGCTCGATACGCTAAAATACCTGAAACATAAAACCAAGGTATGGTTTGAAATCACCAATTTAATGATCCCGGGAAAAAATGATTCCGAAGCTGAAACCCGCCAAATGTGCCAATGGATTCATCAAGAACTAGGCGATGCTGTCCCTTTACATTTTACCGCCTTTCATCCCGACTATAAGATGATGGATATCCCACCTACCCCACCCACCACCTTGAAAAGAGCCCGCGAAATCGCTTTGAGTGAGGGACTGCAGTTTGTTTATACCGGCAATGTGCACGATGCCGAAGGCGGCACCACTGCTTGCCCCCATTGCAAGTCGCCTCTGATCGTGCGGGATTGGTATGAAATTTTAGCCTATCACATCCAAGCCGATGGCATTTGCTCTTCTTGTCATCAAAAGGTGCCAGGTCATTTTGAAAATTTTACAAAAGCCTTCGGTGCCCATCGCATTCCGATTACCATGACTTCTTAGGTTCTAACAGGAAAGGCTTTTGAGATAGGTTGCGCTGTCTTTAATTTTTATATTTTCAAATTGCTGTTCTGTTTTTAAGTGATGAACCAATTGGATGCCTGCAAGGTGATATTTTTTGCAAAAATAATTAAGCCCTTTGTGGAGATGATCATCGGTCCATTTGGCTTCAATAATATTTTTGATTTTATCATCAATCACCAAACAAAAATCAACTTCATTGCCGGCCTTGGTTTTAAGGTAATACAAACCAACCGGTTTGCCTTTTTGATCTGCAATTTGTAGCAAATATTTATATAAGCTTAACGCCACATAGTTTTCATATTTGGCACCCACATCACCTACTACTGCTCCTGTATCATAAAAATAAAGCTTAGGCTCTTTTTTGAGTGAATGCCTGATTTTACTAGAATAAGGGATAAGCCGAAAAACAATGTGAAGATCTTCTAAAATCTGAATATATTTTTTAACCGTATTGAGGGCTACACCCACATCTTCGGCTATGGATTGATAAGAAATAGTAGACCCCACCGAACGACGGAGAATTTCCAAAACATTTTGGATGGCCTTAAAATCATGGATTCGTTCAAAATCCAAAACATCAAAACGAATCAGGCCTTGCAAATATTGCGAACGCCAACGATCAGCGTCTTCATCAGAATTTGCCAAAAAGGCCTCGGGGAAACCGCCACGCTGAATTAATTTTTCCTCTTCGGCCACACTCGAACTGTTCATTTCTGCCAAAGACAAGGGTAACAAATGATGCAAAAAATACCGCCCCGCTAAAGAATCACCCGAATAACGAAAAGTATCCAACCGTGCACTCCCCGTCACCAGGATATGTAAATTTTGTGGGCGTGTATCATAAATACCCTTGAGATAATTTTTCCAACCAGGCATTTTGTGGATTTCATCAAAAATGATGAAATCAATTTCTCTCAACCAAGTTCGCTTTTTAATGATTTTGAGATGGTCAGGATCATCATAATTTAAATATAAAGGCTTTTTAAAAGTTTTCATTAATTCTTGCGCCAACCAAGTTTTACCCACCTGCCGTGGCCCAGTGAGAAAAACCATTTTTTTGCGGAGGTCTTGTAAAATGATGGTTTGCTGTGAACGAAACATATTACTATTATGCAATACTTTGCATAATAATCAATACTATTCTGCAAAATGTTGCAGAATGGATAAATTTCATGAAAATTGAGCTCAATTTAATATTTTAATAAGTAGGAATCGTGAAATTTGAGCCATCATTAGCAATCAAATCGGTGTCGTTGCCTGCAAAGAATGATTTGTCTTCAAAATTGGTGGGGATGCTCGGAGAAAGTGTAAAAGGAAAGTCGCTACTCCAAACATAAGCCGTTTCGTAGGCCGTGCAATTGCTAGAATCCACCACCGTAGGGGTTCCGGAACTCGCTTGTTGAATACAAAAAACATCGGTGGAACCACTCAACCCGCCGGCCGTAGAATCAACTTGAAAAATCGAGTTTTGCCCGGTGGCAAATTGCCCGCGCCCCATCGTTTGGGTAACTTCGGTATAAGTAGAACTATCTTGGTTAACCCCTTGGTCATACTTGGTTACCGTAAAATCACCTTCGCCATCCGAAACCGTGCTGCTACTACTAAGCACAACCCGACCCGTAATGCGGCTACGACTTTTAAAAACTACGTTATCGGAAGCACTGGTGAAACTGCCATCCACACCGTTGTAAATTGACGCTTGAGTGTATTGTAAATCAATATACAAAACTGTACTGCCCGATTCGGTGGTTTGTTGAAACGTGGTATAAACGACTTGTTTAATGTTGGATTCATCCCCACGGGTGCCTGTTTCTTCGGTATTTGTCGAAGTGTTGTCGCTCATTTGGACCACACGTATAATGCCACTGCTATCTTGGCCATACAAAAGAGTTTCGGAATTGTCTCCAGTCGTAACCGCCAAGCAATCAAAATAGCGATCGCTGCTGGTGCCATTGCTAATGCTGCCATAAAAGGCAATCGTCACCTCGTCACTGCCCGAGAAAGCTGTCGCGCCGGTACAGTCAAGCAATGCATCGGTAGAAAGAATTTCCCCCACCCGACTGGCAAATTGATCGAGCAATACCCTTATCTTAGTCACAACCGCAGGGCTAACATTGGGGTCTCCAAAGACATCGGTTAAAACGTAATAGGTGCTGTCACCAGTATAGCTACTCCAACCCGAATCTGCACCATAGGTGAGGGCTGCTGATAACTCGTCTTTTGAAATGGAAGAATTTCCGCTCGTCATCAAAGGCACAAGCCCACCCGCTGCCGTCTCAAAATTAGTCGCTAAATTTGTGTTGTCAGTATCATCATTATTATTGCTGGACGAACCGCCACATCCCACTAAACCCAAAATAACAAACCCTAGAATTATCTTAACCCGCATAATACCCCCTCATCAAAGTAATGCTTGAAAAATGATTTTGAATGAATCAGGATAGCTTGTCGATGGGTAATTTTTGCCATGCTTTAGAACCCGTTGTAATTATGAAAAAAATTAGAATTTTTTTAAAAATAGGCGTGGGTTTGTTTTCTTTACTTTTAGGGGTAAATTTTGCCCAAAGCGAAGAGCTTGCCCAATTTGCCATCGGCACAGATAGCCTTACAATCAGCCCTAGCACGACTACAGTCATCAAAGGCTCCACCCAACAATTTGCCGCCACCCAAACCACCGCTTCGATTAGCCAAGGAGGTACGGCTTGGGGTTGTGGCAATGGTGGATCAACGGGATGGTCGGTAGTAGGCGGTGACAGCAATGGGACTATTTCAACAGCAGGTCTTTATACACCGCCCTCTACGTTACCGGCCGACCCTGAAGTGACCATACGATATACGAATGCAGGGCTTACGGCCCAAGCCACCGTCAATTTAAGAACGGCTACCAGTATTAGTTTTGGCACCACCACCCAAACCAACACCACCGCAATCCTCATTAATGTTGTAGTGGTTGAATCTCTCTTGGGAGGATCGGGTAATCGCATTGCCAGTCGAGTAGGAAGTTTGCAAACTGGTTTTTCGTGGCTAGGGATTGATAGTGGTGGTTTTGCTGATGTCTTCTTCAATCAACAATCGGGGCTGTCTGGTTTAGTAGGCCTACAAAATATTTCGAATGATCCAACCGGTAATCAAATTCCACAAAGTGTGATCATTGATAGTGATCTCAATCCCGGCGTTTTTATAACTGGGGCTAATGGGTTGCAATACTTGAGTAGTCAAAATGATGGTGCCAGCTTTGGCACCCCCGTCGCCATTCAGTCGGTCAGCACTCAGCCTGCCACAGCAGCTTCTGCCATTGATGCAAATAATAATCTCCACGTGGTTTACACAAATAATTTTGATTCTGATGAAGATGACAACGATGGCAATGGAGATGATGGGTTAGTTGAAACTGGCCAAGTTAAATATGCCCAAAGCACCGATGGTGGCCAAACTTGGAGCACCCAGGTGATTCAAAGCTCTACCAATGTCCAAATAGATCCCGCCTTGGCTGTGAGTGAAGATGGCCAAGAAATTTATGTTTGTTATGCTGACGATCTAGGTACAGATGAAACCTTTGAAATGATGTTTACCAAAAGCACCGATGGTGGCACCACCTGGGCCACTCCTCTTGAATTAAAAGAAAGTTTAGGGATTAGCCCTCAAGAAGGTTTTTCGGCTTTCTGTCAAATTGCTCTAGGCCCCAACAACGAGGTTTATCTCACCTATAATGAGACTTTAACCGGCAGTGCCGTTGACCATCATCTTTATTTTACCCAAAGCACCAATGGAGGCAGTAGTTTTTCAACCCCCATACAAGTAAGTTCACAAGCCCTGACTCAAAGACCCTATATCTATTTTAATCATTTTATGGCGGTGGATTCCCTGGGTCGCATCGATATCATTTGGCCCCTTGATGTTGGGGCAACCAACGCCCCGCCCGATACCATCATGTACGCCCGTAGTACCGATGGCGGTGTAACTTTTTCCTCAAATACCACCCTCGCCGGTGGGCTTGCTACCATTCGCGCTATCCCCATTGGCCTAACCCACGATATTTCGGGGCGAGTTCACGTGCTCTATTTAGATAGTGGAACCAGCACCACCGAATACAATGTTTTCTACATCCGCGGTGAATAACAAATTCACTTTGCAAATCCCCCTTAAATCCACTAGAATTATTTGATACAGTTAATTGTAATGAGAGGTTGGTGATGAGGTATTTTTTGCGGGGGGCGTGTTTAATCCTTATTGGCATTACGACGCTTTTAACCAATAAAGGGATGGGGCAGACTATTGGTCCTTCCCAAGGTGGTGGGGGTTTTGGTTGTTCTAACTCTACTTCCAGCAGTGGAGGTAGTGGGACCGATGCGCTCACGATCTCGCCTTCCGGCACTGTAACCGTCACGAAAGACGATACCCAACAGTTCACGGCTAATAAAAGCGATGTCACATGGTCTATTGTAACTTCTGCTGATATTAGCCTAAGCGAATCTTTTGGTGAAATTTCAACAACGGGCCTTTACACACCTCCTAGCACCTTGCCTTTAAATCCAAGCACCACACTCCGCGGTTGTGCCGGCTCCGAATGTGTGGATGTAACCATTAACCTCCGCACGGGCGATTCCATCACCTTTCCCGCCACCGATACACAACTCAACACCACTGAAAATTTTGTGACCAGTGGCCAAGACTTTTCTGTTGCCTATTCCGGCATTGGCCATCGGCTTGACACCACCATTGGCTCACTTCACAAAACGATGGGTTATCTTACTGAACTCAGTGGCTCCAGGGCCAGTACTGAAAAATTTGGGTTGTTCAATCTCCTTAACGTCGCAAGCCCTGTCGAAGACTATATCGACATTACGGCCACCAACAATGAAATTCCCTTAGCGATTTTTTATCTCGACACCTCCACCCTCGCGGTTTTTTATGTCGACTTTTTAGCCAACCGTTCAGGAAGTTCTATGGTACTAAAATGGAAAACCATTGATGAATCTGGAACGACCCAACAAAATCGCAGTTCAGTGTTAACAGATGTGTCAGGCCTTCAATTTAGGGCCGATGTTTATAAAAATGGGAGTTATTTTGACGGCATCATGGCAATTTGGGATGCAATCACTTCACCTACCTTGAGTCGTTTAGTGTTCTTTCGCTGTGCTACGGATGGATCCTCTTGTACGAGTAGTACCATAGCTTCTAGTTCGTCGTTGATTCATTATTATCCTGAAATTATCTCGATTGGAGATACGCTCCATATTTGTTACATGGCCACCAATAGTGCTGGAACCAACCAACAAATTTATTATACCCAATCCACTGATGCCGGCTCTAGCTTTTCAAGCCCCACCCAAATCACTAACGATTCGAATGGCTGGCTCTATTGTCAGATTGACATGTCACCTCTAGATAGCAACAAGCTTTATCTCACCATGTCTGGAGAAAGCGGTGGTTCCCGCACCGAACAAATCGAAGGTGAAGTGGGTAGCGAAACTTCCCTCTGTAGCGCCGATTGTTTAAACACCTCCGCAACCGGTCAAACCTATTTTAGCAAAAGTACAGACAATGGAACTACCTGGAGTACCGCTGCACCCATTGGTACTGGCATTTCCCGTTCGGTGGATTCAGTCAATGAATTGATTCATTTCATGGAGGTTGATTCGTTAGGCAGGATTGATCTTGTTTATGGTACCCTCAACGACTCAAGGCGAACCATCTACCACACTCGCAGCAGCGATGAAGGAAGCACTTGGACCACCCCTGTCGCCTTAGGCACCCTGGATTCAAGGCCGGTAGGAGTTAATCACGATATCTCAGGAAGGCTGCATATTTTTTATCACTGTGAAGAAAGTGCGAGTTCAACCAATTATTGCTTCAACAGCGCTGAATAATTTTATTCCAAATAGCGAAAGCTAACGGCATCTAGATCAAACCCGGCTGCCCCGCCACCACCGCCATTGTCAAGGTCGGTAATTTTAACAAATTTGATACTACCAACGCCCACTTGGTTCAAATCAAAGGCATCTCCACCGGCAACATTAGGATCTGTGGGATCAATATTGTTATTGGGATTGGCTTGCACGGGGTGAACGCCCGCACAACCCGGATAGAGCAAGGCCGCATTGTCTGCATCACAAGCAAAATCAACAAAAGCCTCCCCATTGTGACTGACACTGACCGTCCCTAATTCTTTGAAGGGATTATTAGGATTGCCGCCAATCAAAAATGGATTTTCAAAAACCATAAGATCAGCCCCTGGCCCATCAAAAGCAAAACTTTCTGATTCCAAGATAATCTCACCGCTGGTCCCAAGGGAAAGCACATTTAAACCAGCCCCCAAATTTCCGCCCCCCTGCGGAGAGCCCAACACAATTTCAGGAAACTTATTACTACCAAACCCAGCCCCCGCTCCTGGTAAAAAACAAACCACCCGATCTGCAAACGAATCAAAATGCTGTTCTAAAGGTGCCAGGTCACGAGAAATATAAATTGTTTGATGGTAATTCCCCCAACTCACCTCAATTCGGGCGCAACCTGATTGCTCGCCTGAGATATTTCCATTTTTATGCAATTGGGCAACTTGTAAATCACTCGAAGTAAAACTTAAAGCCATTTTTTGTTGTTCATTAAGTGGGGCCTGGGTCCCATCTGAAAAAATTCTGTAAAATTGAGTGGCATGGTCATTGAGCTCGCCGATGATGACCAATTGCGGTTCTACTTTAAAACCCGTAACTAT from Deltaproteobacteria bacterium harbors:
- the amrB gene encoding AmmeMemoRadiSam system protein B; its protein translation is MATIRPMAVAGLFYPSKPQELRQEVQTLFSEVKKAPPFKAGNLKALIVPHAGIIYSGLTAAYGYRLLQEKTPAPQRIVLLGPSHHAWIEGLALSHYQSFASPLGSVPIDQAAIKKLEGFSQVSLAEATHTQEHSLEVQLPFLQMMLEKFSLIPFAVGEASPQAIAEILNVLWGGPETMILISSDLSHYLAYQAAKIKDAATIRNILDLRFLNEDNQACGAVPINGLIEIAKQRHLKPELIDYRNSGDTAGDKFRVVGYSSIAFYE
- the amrA gene encoding AmmeMemoRadiSam system protein A, with protein sequence MNDKGKNLIIIARNAIGEAFGFEPKAYEEGPWLLEPAATFVTLTMSDVLRGCIGSLEARRPLLDDLKNNAKASAFNDPRFPPLAQDEFNLIRVEVSLLSAPEAIESSDEATATEQLRPFVDGIIFEYGKYRSTFLPQVWEQLPDPKEFLIHLKTKAGLSSGFWAEGVKLQRYTVIKWKET
- the amrS gene encoding AmmeMemoRadiSam system radical SAM enzyme; the protein is MEGNIETIHPGRYWHLLTDGRIQCDLCPRDCRLQEGQRGSCFVRQRVNNQMVLTTYGRSSGFCIDPVEKKPLNHFFPGSSVLSFGTAGCNLACKFCQNWDISKSRDMDRLADQASPEKIAQAAQAAGCKSVAFTYNDPVIFLEYALDVADACHALGIKTIAVTAGYIQPEPRVEFYSKMDAANVDLKAFTDEFYSKVCGAHLAPVLDTLKYLKHKTKVWFEITNLMIPGKNDSEAETRQMCQWIHQELGDAVPLHFTAFHPDYKMMDIPPTPPTTLKRAREIALSEGLQFVYTGNVHDAEGGTTACPHCKSPLIVRDWYEILAYHIQADGICSSCHQKVPGHFENFTKAFGAHRIPITMTS
- a CDS encoding ATP-binding protein is translated as MFRSQQTIILQDLRKKMVFLTGPRQVGKTWLAQELMKTFKKPLYLNYDDPDHLKIIKKRTWLREIDFIIFDEIHKMPGWKNYLKGIYDTRPQNLHILVTGSARLDTFRYSGDSLAGRYFLHHLLPLSLAEMNSSSVAEEEKLIQRGGFPEAFLANSDEDADRWRSQYLQGLIRFDVLDFERIHDFKAIQNVLEILRRSVGSTISYQSIAEDVGVALNTVKKYIQILEDLHIVFRLIPYSSKIRHSLKKEPKLYFYDTGAVVGDVGAKYENYVALSLYKYLLQIADQKGKPVGLYYLKTKAGNEVDFCLVIDDKIKNIIEAKWTDDHLHKGLNYFCKKYHLAGIQLVHHLKTEQQFENIKIKDSATYLKSLSC
- a CDS encoding exo-alpha-sialidase, translated to MNQDSLSMGNFCHALEPVVIMKKIRIFLKIGVGLFSLLLGVNFAQSEELAQFAIGTDSLTISPSTTTVIKGSTQQFAATQTTASISQGGTAWGCGNGGSTGWSVVGGDSNGTISTAGLYTPPSTLPADPEVTIRYTNAGLTAQATVNLRTATSISFGTTTQTNTTAILINVVVVESLLGGSGNRIASRVGSLQTGFSWLGIDSGGFADVFFNQQSGLSGLVGLQNISNDPTGNQIPQSVIIDSDLNPGVFITGANGLQYLSSQNDGASFGTPVAIQSVSTQPATAASAIDANNNLHVVYTNNFDSDEDDNDGNGDDGLVETGQVKYAQSTDGGQTWSTQVIQSSTNVQIDPALAVSEDGQEIYVCYADDLGTDETFEMMFTKSTDGGTTWATPLELKESLGISPQEGFSAFCQIALGPNNEVYLTYNETLTGSAVDHHLYFTQSTNGGSSFSTPIQVSSQALTQRPYIYFNHFMAVDSLGRIDIIWPLDVGATNAPPDTIMYARSTDGGVTFSSNTTLAGGLATIRAIPIGLTHDISGRVHVLYLDSGTSTTEYNVFYIRGE
- a CDS encoding exo-alpha-sialidase, with the translated sequence MRYFLRGACLILIGITTLLTNKGMGQTIGPSQGGGGFGCSNSTSSSGGSGTDALTISPSGTVTVTKDDTQQFTANKSDVTWSIVTSADISLSESFGEISTTGLYTPPSTLPLNPSTTLRGCAGSECVDVTINLRTGDSITFPATDTQLNTTENFVTSGQDFSVAYSGIGHRLDTTIGSLHKTMGYLTELSGSRASTEKFGLFNLLNVASPVEDYIDITATNNEIPLAIFYLDTSTLAVFYVDFLANRSGSSMVLKWKTIDESGTTQQNRSSVLTDVSGLQFRADVYKNGSYFDGIMAIWDAITSPTLSRLVFFRCATDGSSCTSSTIASSSSLIHYYPEIISIGDTLHICYMATNSAGTNQQIYYTQSTDAGSSFSSPTQITNDSNGWLYCQIDMSPLDSNKLYLTMSGESGGSRTEQIEGEVGSETSLCSADCLNTSATGQTYFSKSTDNGTTWSTAAPIGTGISRSVDSVNELIHFMEVDSLGRIDLVYGTLNDSRRTIYHTRSSDEGSTWTTPVALGTLDSRPVGVNHDISGRLHIFYHCEESASSTNYCFNSAE